One genomic segment of uncultured Desulfobacter sp. includes these proteins:
- a CDS encoding MFS transporter has product MNKENILTTRFVSLCGLTFLALCNISVFFNFHGYLLTLGFGADQAGFLVGLYSLAAMLLYAFASQQITLDNAYRTMLLGIMMVFTCAVAYRFAQGFWTLSIVRIMNGTGVFFIMAACMVVFVSIIPGTKSGAAFSIYSVALLTPYAIMPAVSELVQPWIDKPTMLYMLTGCLLMPATIFVYAARPGKPIKVDNRLGGRPDNEPARVSNKMRMKNIGRKPVLSILMVNWVYFTLFSGLFFLFEGFALDRGVSNPGFFFTVQMGVMVGIRLFGGRIFDHHSKVLLVALSMGITGFGFILLYYMPSPTWSLYIAIIFGIGMGLCIPPLNSLMYLVSEPKFRGYNINMMMLTVHFGTFTGPFIGALIIDAGGYSSFFLIATFLTICAAMLFLLINPEKSIGFFPLG; this is encoded by the coding sequence ATGAATAAAGAAAATATATTAACCACCAGATTTGTATCATTATGCGGCCTGACCTTCCTGGCCCTATGCAATATATCGGTATTTTTTAATTTTCATGGGTATCTGCTCACCCTTGGGTTTGGTGCTGACCAAGCCGGTTTTCTGGTCGGATTGTACTCCCTTGCCGCAATGCTGCTGTATGCCTTCGCAAGTCAGCAGATCACCCTTGATAACGCATATCGTACAATGCTGCTGGGAATTATGATGGTCTTTACCTGTGCCGTTGCCTATCGGTTTGCACAAGGTTTTTGGACACTGTCCATTGTACGGATAATGAACGGCACAGGCGTATTTTTCATCATGGCCGCCTGCATGGTTGTCTTTGTGAGTATCATACCGGGCACAAAATCCGGTGCCGCATTCAGCATTTATTCCGTGGCCCTGCTTACACCTTACGCCATCATGCCGGCTGTTTCGGAACTTGTTCAGCCCTGGATTGATAAGCCGACAATGCTTTATATGCTTACAGGGTGTCTGCTTATGCCCGCAACCATTTTCGTGTATGCTGCCCGGCCGGGCAAACCCATCAAGGTAGACAACAGGCTGGGTGGCCGGCCGGATAATGAACCTGCCAGGGTTTCCAATAAAATGAGGATGAAAAATATAGGCCGGAAACCTGTCCTGTCCATTCTCATGGTGAATTGGGTTTATTTCACTCTGTTCTCCGGTCTATTCTTCCTGTTTGAAGGATTTGCACTGGACAGAGGGGTAAGTAATCCCGGTTTCTTTTTCACCGTCCAAATGGGTGTAATGGTCGGTATTCGCTTATTCGGCGGACGCATCTTCGATCATCACTCAAAAGTTCTCTTGGTTGCGCTGTCAATGGGGATAACCGGTTTTGGGTTTATCCTTCTGTATTACATGCCCTCCCCGACCTGGTCTCTTTATATTGCAATTATTTTTGGTATAGGAATGGGACTTTGTATCCCCCCTCTGAATTCGTTGATGTATCTGGTGTCAGAGCCGAAATTCAGGGGATACAATATCAACATGATGATGCTGACAGTTCATTTCGGCACCTTCACCGGCCCTTTTATCGGCGCTTTGATCATCGACGCCGGGGGATATTCATCTTTCTTTTTAATTGCAACCTTCCTCACGATCTGCGCAGCGATGCTGTTTCTGTTAATCAATCCTGAAAAATCCATTGGCTTTTTTCCACTGGGATAA
- a CDS encoding transposase, which translates to MGHRGLYRACLEKWKIMTLDAMEFIRRFLQHVLPKGFMKIRHYGFLNPNSALSIEKVRELISFIHDIISLLIEIPEPETPGIKCSHCGHDLRFMTTSFSVVVISSNGKLFCITPSLL; encoded by the coding sequence TTGGGCCATCGGGGACTGTATCGGGCATGCCTGGAAAAATGGAAAATCATGACACTGGATGCCATGGAATTTATCAGAAGGTTTTTGCAGCATGTTCTTCCCAAAGGATTTATGAAAATCAGGCATTATGGATTTCTCAATCCCAACAGTGCATTGTCCATTGAGAAAGTCCGTGAACTCATTTCATTCATCCATGACATTATATCACTTTTGATTGAAATTCCGGAACCGGAAACGCCTGGTATTAAATGCAGCCATTGCGGCCATGATTTGAGATTTATGACAACAAGTTTCTCGGTGGTGGTCATTTCATCTAATGGTAAATTATTTTGCATTACACCCTCTCTTTTATGA
- a CDS encoding YbhB/YbcL family Raf kinase inhibitor-like protein, with protein MQYPQNYLKGREIMGFAPSAMQLKSSAFNQDGLIPSRYTGEGEDVSPALSWTDAPDGTNAFAIICHDPDAPLVSPNGTYGFVHWVLYNIPGDVNSLEEGTAQFSSGKNDFGEVGYNGPMPPNGHGFHYYYFWVLALKEAVDLKQGLSLWDFLAKIEPQLIGMNRLVGRYKRD; from the coding sequence ATGCAATATCCTCAAAATTATTTAAAAGGGAGGGAAATTATGGGCTTTGCACCATCAGCAATGCAGCTAAAAAGCAGTGCATTTAATCAAGACGGTTTAATTCCATCAAGATATACCGGTGAAGGTGAAGATGTATCACCGGCATTGTCATGGACAGATGCCCCGGACGGCACAAATGCATTTGCCATTATCTGCCATGACCCGGATGCGCCACTGGTTTCTCCAAATGGCACATATGGATTTGTTCACTGGGTTTTGTATAATATTCCAGGAGATGTCAACAGCTTGGAAGAAGGTACAGCACAATTTAGCAGCGGTAAAAACGATTTCGGTGAAGTCGGATACAATGGCCCCATGCCCCCCAATGGACATGGATTTCATTATTATTACTTCTGGGTGCTGGCATTAAAAGAAGCGGTTGACCTGAAGCAAGGATTGAGTTTGTGGGACTTTCTGGCGAAAATTGAACCCCAACTCATCGGGATGAACCGGTTGGTAGGGCGGTATAAACGAGATTAA
- a CDS encoding TatD family hydrolase, giving the protein MILFDSHCHIDDKCYDNDLPQVMDRARQQGVLAMMVVGIDRKTSQKAINIASRFDHIYTSVGIHPHDAVQCSAQVLNELRQLALIHDCVKAWGEIGLDFNRMFSPQEDQEACFSAQLALAGKLDLPLIFHERDSKGRFYEILKSDGPKSRKGVVHCFSGTKEEMFKYLDLGYYIGITGILTILQRGEYLRSIAPLIPRDRLLIETDAPYLTPKPQKNKHRRNEPAFVRSVMECLAQVRGEDPDQLAAAVFKNTLDLYNIPADPAWP; this is encoded by the coding sequence ATGATTCTTTTTGACTCCCATTGCCATATTGACGATAAATGCTACGATAATGACCTGCCACAGGTCATGGACAGAGCGCGTCAGCAAGGGGTGCTGGCCATGATGGTGGTCGGAATTGACAGGAAAACTTCCCAAAAGGCAATAAACATCGCATCCCGGTTCGATCATATTTACACGTCTGTGGGGATTCATCCCCATGATGCGGTTCAGTGTTCCGCCCAGGTACTCAATGAACTTCGACAACTGGCCCTTATCCATGACTGCGTCAAGGCCTGGGGGGAAATCGGGTTGGATTTTAACCGCATGTTTTCACCACAGGAAGACCAGGAAGCCTGTTTTTCGGCCCAGCTTGCCCTGGCCGGGAAGCTGGACCTGCCGTTGATTTTCCATGAGCGGGATTCCAAGGGGCGGTTTTATGAAATATTGAAATCAGACGGACCCAAGTCAAGAAAAGGGGTGGTTCACTGTTTTTCCGGCACAAAAGAGGAGATGTTCAAATACCTTGACCTTGGATATTATATTGGTATTACAGGTATTCTCACCATTCTTCAGCGTGGTGAGTATCTGCGCAGCATTGCCCCTTTGATTCCCCGGGACCGGCTGTTGATAGAGACTGACGCCCCGTATTTGACGCCCAAACCCCAGAAAAACAAACACCGGCGCAACGAACCTGCTTTTGTTCGGTCCGTGATGGAATGCCTTGCCCAGGTCCGCGGAGAAGACCCGGATCAGTTGGCCGCTGCCGTGTTTAAAAATACCCTGGATCTTTACAATATACCGGCAGACCCGGCCTGGCCGTAG
- the ftsE gene encoding cell division ATP-binding protein FtsE produces the protein MSANRGKSNIIRLFNVTKRYGGKLALNNITLDIKPGEFIFISGPSGAGKSTLLKILYLAERVSEGQILIDGINLARISSTKLPFLRRRFGMVFQDFKLIPNRTVFENVALVLKVAGEKPSYIKKKVMHVLRVTGMEKKANHLPPTLSGGEQQRVAVARAVVGEPSIILADEPTGNLDSESAQRVLDLLLGYHQNGATILIASHNIEQMDCFSRGRNVALEDGKLKRISTILY, from the coding sequence ATGAGTGCGAACCGCGGCAAATCTAATATTATCAGGCTGTTTAATGTGACCAAGCGCTATGGCGGCAAGCTGGCTTTAAACAACATCACCCTTGATATTAAGCCCGGCGAGTTCATTTTTATTTCCGGACCCTCCGGGGCCGGCAAATCCACCTTGCTCAAAATTTTATACCTGGCCGAACGGGTGTCCGAAGGACAAATTCTGATTGACGGTATTAATCTGGCACGGATTTCATCCACAAAACTGCCTTTTCTACGGCGTCGTTTCGGCATGGTGTTCCAGGATTTCAAACTGATCCCCAACCGCACCGTGTTTGAAAATGTCGCCCTGGTGCTCAAGGTTGCCGGAGAAAAACCGTCCTACATAAAAAAAAAGGTAATGCACGTGCTCAGGGTCACGGGTATGGAGAAAAAGGCTAATCACCTGCCGCCGACCCTGTCCGGCGGCGAACAGCAACGGGTAGCCGTGGCAAGGGCGGTGGTGGGAGAACCATCCATTATCCTTGCAGATGAACCTACGGGTAATCTGGATAGTGAATCTGCCCAGCGTGTACTTGATCTGCTTTTAGGCTATCATCAAAATGGGGCCACCATTCTCATAGCCAGCCATAATATAGAACAGATGGATTGTTTTAGTCGAGGACGAAATGTCGCCTTGGAAGACGGGAAGCTTAAACGAATATCAACCATTCTATACTGA
- the ftsX gene encoding permease-like cell division protein FtsX, producing MMRFLKNALTDIRSNRFLNIITIMTIALSILLVSVFMLFFENTGRVLSAWNQGGRAMVYLNDSFTPAMLPNVKEQLISTGGIEKMVFIPKTQALERLKKEIGSKTQFLSTLQENPLPDAIEITMTPQSNFEQIQKTANRIEALEIVDTVEYGQGWLGRFFKLFNLFKMTGYTMSGLFLMIALFITANTVRLAFYARQTEVEIMRLVGATDGFIKTPFYVEGLLQGFLGGVLGIIILLSGYLTLSSGISQNLGAYVYLDIHFLSWPAVAIILFSSTFLGWFGCFISLKQILRPCSVN from the coding sequence ATGATGCGATTTTTAAAAAATGCCTTGACGGATATCCGATCCAACCGATTTTTAAACATAATCACCATCATGACCATTGCCCTTTCCATCCTTCTGGTATCGGTTTTCATGCTTTTTTTTGAAAACACCGGCCGGGTCCTTTCTGCCTGGAACCAGGGCGGACGGGCCATGGTTTACTTAAACGACTCTTTCACACCTGCCATGCTGCCCAATGTAAAAGAACAGCTCATATCCACGGGCGGCATTGAAAAAATGGTATTTATACCCAAAACCCAGGCGCTGGAACGGCTGAAAAAAGAGATCGGTTCCAAAACCCAGTTTCTGTCGACCCTCCAGGAGAATCCGCTCCCCGACGCCATTGAAATCACCATGACGCCCCAATCAAACTTTGAGCAGATTCAAAAGACAGCCAACCGGATTGAGGCTTTAGAGATTGTAGATACCGTCGAGTATGGACAAGGATGGCTGGGCCGCTTTTTCAAACTATTCAATCTTTTCAAAATGACCGGTTATACCATGAGCGGTCTGTTTTTAATGATTGCCCTGTTCATCACGGCCAATACCGTGCGCCTGGCCTTTTATGCAAGACAGACTGAAGTAGAAATCATGCGTCTGGTGGGCGCAACTGACGGGTTCATCAAAACACCTTTTTACGTTGAGGGGCTGCTCCAGGGATTTTTGGGCGGAGTTTTGGGGATAATTATCCTTCTATCAGGTTATCTGACACTGTCTTCCGGCATTTCCCAGAATCTGGGCGCTTACGTTTATCTGGATATTCATTTTCTTTCCTGGCCGGCTGTAGCAATAATTTTATTTTCCAGTACCTTCTTAGGTTGGTTCGGATGTTTCATTTCCTTGAAACAAATTTTAAGGCCATGCTCCGTAAATTAG
- a CDS encoding protein adenylyltransferase SelO family protein: MSDELVDDAKFCRVFSGDISAAHEPMRKIGWATGYALSIYGTEYTHQCPFGTGNGYGDGRAISVFEGVFKGQRWEMQLKGGGATPYCRGADGRAVLRSSVREFLAQEYMHALGVPTTRSLTLYVSKSESVTRPWYSQDSHSTDPDIMVDNPVAISTRVAPSFLRVGQLELFARRVRGNAHQKALEELRMIVSHLIDREYQNDINQDLVFADQVVELAKLFRQRLTSLVANWQRIGYCQGNYNSDNCATGGFTLDYGPFGFCEIFDPKFQPWTGGGEHFSFFNQPTAAEANYHMFWTAVRPLLAKDTEALEQLDQIRHGFADAMQKQIQKMWAAKLGLTDYHPKIVQVLMQLLTKSEVDYTIFFRELSHVPENVSALKKSFYSKASQQLDKEWQSWLKNWHDLVIKAGNLAEISAKMKQINPKYAWREWLIVPAYQQAMQGDYNLVRELQEVLSSPYDEQSQRVEDKYYHLKPEAFFNVGGVSHYSCSS, translated from the coding sequence TTGAGCGACGAGTTGGTAGATGATGCAAAATTTTGCCGGGTATTTTCTGGTGATATCTCAGCAGCGCACGAGCCTATGCGTAAGATTGGCTGGGCAACCGGCTATGCCCTGTCAATTTATGGCACCGAATATACCCACCAATGTCCATTTGGTACCGGCAATGGTTATGGCGATGGCCGGGCGATTTCCGTATTTGAAGGGGTATTCAAGGGACAGCGTTGGGAAATGCAATTAAAGGGTGGCGGTGCAACGCCATATTGCCGTGGTGCCGACGGGCGCGCAGTACTTCGTTCAAGTGTGCGTGAGTTTCTCGCGCAAGAGTATATGCACGCCCTGGGGGTTCCCACAACGCGATCTCTAACCCTGTATGTATCTAAATCTGAGAGCGTTACCCGACCCTGGTACTCCCAAGACTCTCATTCCACCGATCCTGATATTATGGTGGATAATCCTGTGGCTATTTCAACTCGCGTTGCACCATCTTTTTTGCGCGTTGGTCAGTTAGAGTTATTTGCCCGCCGGGTTCGCGGCAATGCTCATCAAAAAGCCTTAGAAGAGTTGCGCATGATTGTGTCGCATTTAATTGACCGCGAATACCAGAACGATATTAATCAAGACCTTGTTTTTGCGGATCAAGTGGTTGAGTTGGCTAAACTTTTTCGCCAGCGGCTTACGTCACTGGTGGCCAATTGGCAGCGTATTGGGTACTGCCAGGGTAACTATAATAGTGACAACTGCGCCACTGGTGGCTTTACCCTCGACTATGGACCATTTGGATTCTGTGAAATTTTCGACCCTAAGTTTCAGCCATGGACTGGCGGCGGCGAACACTTTTCCTTCTTCAATCAGCCAACCGCAGCAGAAGCCAATTACCACATGTTTTGGACTGCCGTGAGGCCGCTACTTGCAAAAGATACTGAAGCGTTGGAACAATTGGATCAAATACGTCATGGCTTTGCAGATGCAATGCAAAAACAAATCCAAAAAATGTGGGCGGCCAAGCTTGGCTTGACGGACTATCACCCAAAGATAGTGCAGGTATTAATGCAGTTACTGACCAAATCAGAGGTGGATTACACCATTTTCTTCCGTGAATTATCCCATGTGCCAGAGAATGTTTCAGCCTTGAAAAAGAGCTTCTATAGCAAGGCCTCACAACAACTCGATAAGGAATGGCAATCTTGGCTAAAAAACTGGCACGACCTCGTTATCAAAGCTGGCAATTTGGCTGAGATATCGGCAAAGATGAAACAGATTAACCCCAAATATGCATGGCGAGAGTGGTTGATTGTCCCCGCCTATCAACAAGCCATGCAGGGTGACTACAATTTAGTAAGAGAATTGCAAGAAGTGCTTAGCTCTCCATATGATGAGCAATCACAAAGGGTAGAAGATAAATATTATCATTTAAAACCTGAGGCGTTTTTTAATGTTGGTGGCGTTTCGCATTATAGCTGTTCATCTTGA
- a CDS encoding flavin reductase family protein: protein MISVNFPSVDMVTITDYTGIVSGKRIDKSELFDLFYCELQAAPMIKKCPLAITCKLHQQMELPTNSFFIGEIVSVYSEEKYLTDGNPDIKKINPFVLTMPDNRFWAIGDCIGHAWKNGKS, encoded by the coding sequence ATGATCAGTGTCAATTTTCCGTCTGTGGACATGGTCACCATAACCGATTACACAGGGATAGTATCCGGCAAACGGATCGATAAGTCGGAACTTTTTGACCTTTTTTACTGTGAGTTGCAAGCCGCCCCCATGATTAAGAAGTGCCCTCTGGCAATCACGTGCAAACTCCATCAGCAGATGGAATTACCGACCAACTCATTTTTTATCGGTGAAATAGTCAGTGTATATTCGGAAGAGAAGTACTTGACCGATGGAAATCCGGATATAAAAAAAATCAATCCGTTTGTTTTGACCATGCCGGACAACAGGTTTTGGGCCATCGGGGACTGTATCGGGCATGCCTGGAAAAATGGAAAATCATGA